The Streptomyces sp. RKAG293 genome includes a region encoding these proteins:
- a CDS encoding M1 family metallopeptidase — protein MSAAGLLLAIPASAADAGPGAPGIGDPYYPTYGNGGYDVSHYDLRLKYQPATDELEGTATLLATATQGLTRFNLDFALDVSEVRVNGRVAKFATSGEQELEITPATPLAKGQQATVVVRYSGVPGKVKRYGFTSWQRTPDGGVAANEPESAWWWFPSNDHPLDKATYDVSVLVPDGSAAISNGVLVSQSSKLGWTRYNWRQNKPQATYLATLAVGKFDITRNTTANGLPVINAYSKDLGDNDGAARASIERTGEIIDWESGYFGPYPFSAAGGYAPNVPTHYAVETQGRVFYSPAQFAGGANPSVIVHELAHQWWGDSVSLSRWSDIWLNEGFASYAQWLWSEHEGEGTAQELADWVYSQHPADDPFWTVKPGDPGAANQFDGAVYDRGAVAIQVLRNKIGDKAFFALLKAWPAQHQYGNGSITEFQKLAEKISGKKLGPLFETWLFTAAKPAAPPAAPKAGALRAAPAAPQAEPKSWKQIAATHTIHDR, from the coding sequence GTGAGCGCCGCCGGCCTGTTGCTGGCGATCCCGGCATCCGCCGCCGACGCCGGACCGGGCGCGCCCGGCATCGGCGACCCGTACTACCCGACGTACGGGAACGGGGGTTATGACGTCTCCCACTACGACCTGCGGCTGAAGTACCAGCCCGCCACCGACGAGCTGGAGGGCACCGCCACCCTGCTGGCCACCGCCACCCAGGGACTGACCCGCTTCAACCTCGACTTCGCGCTGGACGTCAGCGAGGTCCGGGTCAACGGCCGGGTCGCGAAGTTCGCCACCAGCGGAGAGCAGGAGCTGGAGATCACCCCGGCCACCCCGCTCGCCAAGGGCCAGCAGGCCACCGTCGTCGTCCGCTACTCCGGCGTCCCGGGCAAGGTGAAGCGCTACGGCTTCACGTCCTGGCAGCGCACCCCCGACGGCGGCGTCGCCGCCAACGAGCCGGAATCCGCCTGGTGGTGGTTCCCCAGCAACGACCACCCGCTGGACAAGGCCACCTACGACGTCTCGGTGCTCGTCCCCGACGGCTCGGCCGCGATCAGCAACGGTGTGCTGGTCTCGCAGAGTTCGAAGCTCGGCTGGACGCGCTACAACTGGCGGCAGAACAAGCCGCAGGCCACGTACCTGGCCACCCTCGCGGTCGGGAAGTTCGACATCACGCGGAACACCACCGCCAACGGCCTGCCCGTCATCAACGCCTACAGCAAGGACCTGGGCGACAACGACGGCGCCGCCCGCGCCAGCATCGAGCGCACCGGCGAGATCATCGACTGGGAGAGCGGCTACTTCGGCCCGTACCCGTTCAGCGCCGCCGGCGGTTACGCCCCCAACGTGCCCACCCACTACGCCGTGGAGACGCAGGGCCGGGTCTTCTACAGCCCCGCGCAGTTCGCGGGCGGCGCGAACCCCTCGGTCATCGTGCACGAGCTGGCGCACCAGTGGTGGGGCGACAGCGTCTCCCTCTCCCGCTGGTCGGACATCTGGCTCAACGAGGGCTTCGCCAGCTACGCCCAGTGGCTGTGGTCCGAGCACGAGGGCGAGGGCACCGCGCAGGAACTCGCCGACTGGGTCTACAGCCAGCACCCGGCCGACGACCCGTTCTGGACGGTCAAGCCCGGCGACCCCGGCGCGGCGAACCAGTTCGACGGCGCCGTCTACGACCGGGGTGCCGTCGCCATCCAGGTGCTGCGCAACAAGATCGGCGACAAGGCGTTCTTCGCCCTGCTGAAGGCCTGGCCCGCCCAGCACCAGTACGGCAACGGCTCCATCACCGAGTTCCAGAAGCTCGCCGAGAAGATCTCCGGGAAGAAGCTCGGCCCGCTCTTCGAGACCTGGCTGTTCACCGCGGCCAAGCCCGCGGCGCCGCCGGCCGCCCCGAAGGCCGGCGCGCTCCGTGCCGCCCCGGCCGCACCGCAGGCGGAGCCGAAGTCCTGGAAGCAGATCGCGGCGACGCACACGATTCACGACCGCTGA
- a CDS encoding penicillin-binding protein 2 encodes MNKTIRRASVFSLLLVLAVMVRVTWMQAVDGRALADDKHNRRNIIAQYANPLGDIVVGGKPVTGSTTTSGGDLRYQRTYTGGGLYSAVTGYSSQVYGATQLEGIYRGILGGTDPRLKSLPDSLTGKATEPGDVITTIDPAVQQAAFKGLGDKKGAAVAIDPATGRILGMVSTPSYDPSKISGGSKADGAAWSALQADKDQPMLNRALRAAYPPGSTFKLVVAAAALENGLYSSIDEKTASPNPYPLPGTSRVLANESASAPCENASINTALQYSCNNVFGKMAVDLGQDKVRAAAEKFGFNTDGLDIPVRAAKSVYPKGMDKAQTALSGIGQFDDTATPLQMAMVVAALANGGELASPHMVSQVTDGNGTVLQSYPDGESTRAVSADTAAKLRKAMVNVVDNGTGSNAKISGVEVGGKTGTAQHGENNSGTPYAWFVSYADDGKGHQVAVAVVVEQSDAARSEVSGNGLAAPIARAMMKAALKTG; translated from the coding sequence ATGAACAAGACAATCAGGCGTGCGTCGGTCTTCAGCCTCCTGCTCGTCCTCGCGGTCATGGTGCGGGTGACGTGGATGCAGGCGGTGGACGGCCGGGCGCTCGCGGACGACAAGCACAACCGGCGGAACATCATCGCGCAGTACGCGAACCCGCTCGGCGACATCGTCGTGGGCGGAAAGCCGGTGACCGGCTCCACCACCACCAGCGGCGGCGACCTGCGCTACCAGCGCACGTACACCGGCGGCGGGCTGTACTCGGCGGTCACCGGCTACAGCTCGCAGGTCTACGGCGCCACCCAGCTCGAAGGCATCTACCGCGGCATCCTGGGCGGCACCGACCCGCGGCTGAAGAGCCTGCCCGACTCGCTCACCGGCAAGGCCACCGAGCCGGGCGATGTGATCACCACCATCGACCCCGCCGTGCAGCAGGCCGCCTTCAAGGGGCTCGGCGACAAGAAGGGCGCGGCCGTCGCCATCGACCCGGCGACCGGCCGGATCCTCGGCATGGTCAGCACCCCCAGCTACGACCCGTCGAAGATCTCGGGCGGTTCGAAGGCCGACGGGGCGGCGTGGAGCGCCCTGCAGGCCGACAAGGACCAGCCGATGCTCAACCGGGCGCTGCGCGCCGCGTACCCGCCGGGGTCGACGTTCAAGCTGGTCGTCGCCGCGGCGGCCCTGGAGAACGGGCTGTACTCGTCGATCGACGAGAAGACCGCCAGCCCGAACCCGTACCCGCTGCCCGGCACCTCGCGGGTGCTGGCCAACGAGTCGGCGTCCGCTCCCTGCGAGAACGCGAGCATCAACACCGCGCTCCAGTACAGCTGCAACAACGTCTTCGGCAAGATGGCCGTCGACCTCGGCCAGGACAAGGTGCGCGCCGCCGCCGAGAAGTTCGGCTTCAACACCGACGGCCTGGACATCCCGGTGCGCGCGGCCAAGAGCGTCTACCCGAAGGGCATGGACAAGGCGCAGACCGCCCTGTCCGGCATCGGGCAGTTCGACGACACCGCGACCCCGCTGCAGATGGCGATGGTCGTCGCGGCCCTCGCCAACGGCGGCGAGCTGGCGAGCCCGCACATGGTCTCGCAGGTCACGGACGGCAACGGCACCGTGCTGCAGTCCTACCCGGACGGCGAGAGCACCCGCGCGGTCAGCGCGGACACCGCGGCGAAGCTGCGCAAGGCGATGGTCAACGTCGTCGACAACGGCACCGGAAGCAACGCGAAGATCAGCGGTGTCGAGGTCGGCGGGAAGACCGGCACCGCCCAGCACGGCGAGAACAACAGCGGGACGCCGTACGCCTGGTTCGTCTCCTACGCCGACGACGGCAAGGGCCACCAGGTCGCGGTCGCCGTGGTCGTCGAGCAGTCGGACGCGGCCCGCTCGGAGGTCAGCGGGAACGGGCTGGCGGCGCCGATCGCGCGGGCGATGATGAAGGCGGCGTTGAAGACAGGTTGA